Proteins from a single region of Demequina sp. NBRC 110054:
- a CDS encoding 2-oxoacid:acceptor oxidoreductase family protein: MRQVRIHGRGGQGVVTAAEMLARAGFLAGHEAQAIPSFGSERTGAPVVAYCRFADSPLRTREPVLHPDVVLVQDPTLLAAVEPFAGLGAHGLVIVNTTADAPTVRRDAGVEGSHATVITIPAMSITMSHLGKPKPAAAMLAAYAAATGDITLDAIAQVFRDRFPGKVGDANAHAAEEAYAYVRAEVAGDGGGGGLAAAGTREA, from the coding sequence ATGAGGCAGGTCAGGATTCACGGACGCGGTGGTCAGGGAGTCGTCACCGCCGCGGAGATGCTCGCGCGGGCCGGGTTCCTCGCGGGCCACGAGGCGCAGGCGATCCCCTCGTTCGGCTCCGAGCGCACGGGCGCCCCCGTCGTCGCGTACTGCAGGTTCGCGGACTCCCCCTTGCGCACGCGCGAGCCCGTGCTCCACCCCGATGTGGTGCTGGTGCAGGACCCGACGCTGCTCGCGGCGGTCGAGCCCTTCGCCGGCCTGGGCGCTCACGGGCTCGTCATCGTCAACACCACGGCCGATGCGCCCACCGTGAGACGCGACGCGGGCGTTGAGGGCTCGCACGCCACCGTGATCACCATCCCCGCGATGTCGATCACCATGTCCCACCTCGGCAAGCCGAAGCCCGCGGCGGCGATGCTCGCTGCGTACGCCGCCGCCACCGGCGACATCACGCTCGACGCGATCGCGCAGGTCTTCCGCGACCGCTTCCCCGGCAAGGTCGGCGACGCGAACGCGCATGCGGCCGAGGAGGCGTACGCGTACGTGCGCGCCGAGGTCGCGGGCGACGGTGGAGGCGGCGGCCTCGCCGCCGCTGGGACGAGGGAGGCCTAA